A window of the Fusarium poae strain DAOMC 252244 chromosome 3, whole genome shotgun sequence genome harbors these coding sequences:
- the CWC21 gene encoding RNA-splicing factor (BUSCO:55542at5125) produces MSDNVGLNTPRGSGTSGYVQRNLAHIKPRDYGAPYPKDLDSLRHKQRQPDKGILEHDRKREVEVKVFDLRDKLEEEEVDEDEIDRQCDELRQKLLGEMNSGRRGGPKKSFKQHQVHEMADAKIKESERLRKALKISADYEEGSHWKRQEERLRSALEKEDNEEEEKVKASPPRD; encoded by the exons ATGTCTGACAACGTTGGTCTCAACACCCCCCGAGGCAGTGGCACCTCGGGCTATGTCCAGCGCAACCTTGCTCACATTAAGCCCCGGGACTACGGCGCCCCTTATCCCAAGGACCTCGATAGCTTGAGACATAAGCAACGGCAGCCAGACAAGGGAATCCTAGAGCATGACCGCAAGCGCGAGGTCGAGGTTAAGGTCTTTGATCTCAGAGACAAgctcgaggaggaaga ggttgatgaagatgagattGACAGACAATGCGATGAGCTTCGTCAGAAATTGCTTGGCGAAATGAACTCGGGGAGACGGGGAGGCCCCAAGAAGTCATTCAAGCAACACCAGGTTCACGAGATGGCCGATGCTAAAATCAAGGAGAGCGAGCGACTACGGAAAGCATTGAAGATCAGTGCTGATTACGAGGAGGGCAGTCACTGGAAGCGACAAGAAGAGAGACTACGTAGCGCCTTGGAGAAAGAGGAcaatgaggaggaagagaaagtgAAAGCGAGCCCACCTAGGGACTAA
- a CDS encoding hypothetical protein (BUSCO:26904at5125): MPHVPSSAEAENQDDVPELIFPPVTKDHIQNCSYDSWFPKYRSSCLKSRIISLPPAFIEYLHEDGIVLADDDEHQDEPEEEWHASSNTSARPQAQDPESSDDEDDEPERLPPNQRFPETHNLIKETIAELGGSVAPKLNWSSPKDAKWISPHQNTLKCTTPNDIYLLLKSSSFVSHDLDHAFDDCTSAPPSRPYAPILVLRPFFSPHVALEFRCFVKHRTLIGITQRDLNHYAFLEQIRPRLWRKIKDFFHDKLRLTFPDASFVFDVYVPENSFEEDGLGKVRLMDINPWATRTDSLLFGWQELLEMDVPKPLYGTSSTEAGPDVSGDDTATEGEDVDEEIEYHPAMRPEFRIIEKDDPAAYNFSSPQYSAHKLPKEVVDASMAGQGGLMEFAMQWKELTEGRGDGIWEKAAGAGT; this comes from the coding sequence ATGCCTCACGTTCCTTCATCAGCTGAAGCTGAGAATCAAGACGATGTACCTGAGCTCATCTTCCCCCCTGTCACCAAAGACCATATTCAAAACTGCTCCTACGACTCTTGGTTTCCCAAATACAGAAGCTCTTGTCTCAAGTCTCGTATAATCTCTCTACCCCCAGCTTTCATCGAATACCTTCATGAAGATGGTATTGTCCTGGCGGACGATGATGAGCATCAAGACGAACCAGAGGAAGAGTGGCATGCATCATCCAACACATCTGCAAGACCACAAGCCCAAGATCCTGAATCATCagacgacgaggatgatgagccCGAGAGATTGCCACCAAACCAAAGATTCCCGGAGACACATAACCTCATCAAGGAGACCATTGCTGAATTGGGTGGCTCAGTAGCACCAAAGTTGAACTGGTCATCACCCAAGGATGCCAAGTGGATTTCACCCCACCAGAATACACTCAAATGTACGACACCCAACGACATCTATCTACTTCTCAAGTCGTCTTCCTTCGTGTCTCATGATCTCGATCATGCCTTCGATGACTGTACTTCAGCACCCCCCTCGCGGCCTTATGCACCCATTCTTGTTCTCAGACCATTCTTCTCTCCTCATGTTGCCCTCGAGTTTCGTTGCTTCGTAAAGCATCGAACGCTCATTGGAATTACACAAAGAGACCTCAACCACTACGCTTTCCTCGAACAGATTCGGCCACGACTATGGCGCAAGATCAAAGATTTTTTCCATGACAAACTGAGGCTCACTTTCCCTGACGCTAGCTTCGTCTTCGATGTTTACGTTCCTGAAAATTCCTTTGAGGAGGATGGACTTGGAAAGGTCAGACTGATGGACATAAACCCATGGGCTACTCGCACAGACAGTCTCCTTTTCGGATGGCAGGAGCTTTTGGAAATGGATGTCCCAAAACCTCTATATGGCACATCGAGCACTGAAGCTGGTCCGGATGTCAGCGGTGACGACACAGCTACTGAAGGGGAAGATGTTGACGAAGAGATCGAATACCACCCTGCTATGCGCCCCGAGTTCCGCATCATAGAAAAGGATGACCCTGCTGCTTACAACTTTAGCAGCCCACAATACTCGGCTCACAAGCTGCCAAAGGAGGTTGTCGATGCAAGCATGGCTGGTCAGGGTGGGCTGATGGAGTTTGCAATGCAGTGGAAGGAACTCactgaaggaagaggagacgGTATTTGGGAAAAAgctgctggtgctggtacaTAG